In Canis lupus dingo isolate Sandy chromosome 32, ASM325472v2, whole genome shotgun sequence, the following are encoded in one genomic region:
- the LOC125752145 gene encoding transcription elongation factor A protein-like 4, with the protein MEKLCNENEGMTENQGKMEYKEQPQDVEEPEVDCTLENQEKLENERKTEDEEILKDKEKSESMTKPKDGKPAENEGKPAESEGKPAESEGKPAESEGKPAESEGKPAESEGKPAESEGKPAESEGKPAESEGKPVESEGKPKEEGKPVSEGKPKEEGKPVSEGKPKEGKLVSEGKPKEENLESEGKPVNEEKPKEEKPAIEPRAAGKRPAGDDVPRKAKRKTNKGLAQCLKEYKEAIHDMHLSNEEMIREFDEMARVEDEVKKTRQKLGGFMWMQKSLQDPFHPRGPRELRGGCRAPQRGFEDIPFV; encoded by the coding sequence ATGGAAAAACTCtgcaatgaaaatgaaggaatgacTGAGAACCAAGGAAAGATGGAATACAAAGAACAGCCACAGGATGTGGAAGAACCCGAAGTAGATTGTACTCTGGAAAACCAGGAAAagttagaaaatgagagaaagacagaagatgAGGAAATActaaaggataaagaaaagtcagaaagtaTGACAAAGCCAAAGGATGGAAAGCCAGCGGAGAACGAGGGAAAGCCAGCGGAGAGCGAGGGAAAGCCAGCGGAGAGCGAGGGGAAGCCAGCGGAGAGCGAGGGGAAGCCAGCGGAGAGCGAGGGGAAGCCAGCGGAGAGCGAGGGGAAGCCAGCGGAGAGCGAGGGGAAGCCAGCGGAGAGCGAGGGGAAGCCAGCGGAGAGCGAGGGAAAGCCAGTGGAGAGCGAGGGAAAgccaaaagaagaaggaaaaccgGTGAGTGAGGGAAAgccaaaagaagaaggaaaaccagtGAGTGAGGGAAAGCCAAAAGAAGGAAAGCTAGTGAGTGAGggaaagccaaaagaagaaaacttagagAGTGAGGGAAAGCCAGTGAATGAggaaaagccaaaagaagaaaagccagcCATCGAACCAAGGGCTGCAGGAAAGCGCCCAGCTGGGGATGATGTACCCAGGAAGgccaaaagaaaaaccaacaaggGGCTGGCTCAGTGCCTCAAGGAATATAAGGAGGCCATACACGATATGCATTTGAGCAATGAAGAGATGATAAGAGAATTTGATGAGATGGCCAGGGTAGAGGATGAGGTGAAGAAAACCAGACAGAAATTGGGGGGGTTTATGTGGATGCAAAAAAGTTTACAGGACCCCTTCCACCCGAGGGGCCCAAGGGAACTGAGGGGTGGGTGCAGGGCCCCACAGAGGGGCTTTGAAGACATTCCTTTTGTGTAG